The DNA sequence CAAAAATCAAACACCAGATAGCAATGTTTGTCACATCATGTGCACTAATGTTCATAGTTTATGTAACAAGCTTTGTGAGCTGAGAGTGATTACAGAGACATGATTCAGAGATTTGCATGACTGGGGATTAACTACACGGGGTTACACACTATATATACTAGGAATAATAGGTTTTGGATTTGCCATTTATATCCAGAGAAGCATAAAATTAGCATCACttcaaaaacaaattaaatacttAAGACCCTCTGGGTTAGCCTACAAACCAGAGAGGTATCTCTCCTTAAAATTGGTGTATTATGAAAGTCCAGAGAATGGTATTAAATGGACAAAAGGGGGCAAAACATATTATCAGTGATGTTATAGCACCCTTTTTAGGTATGTTAGTGACAGGAAGAATAGATGCTATGGGGATATAAGATTGTAAAATGAGAAAAATACTCATATTGAGGCagacctggatgtagcaaaccatttagACACTTACTTCTGTTAGTCTTCTCAGAAGTAAATCACACTACCAGCACACTGGAGAATGATATTGGTCCTAGTGGTGAAAGTTAATTTTCAGGTTTTTTACAGGCAGATGAATCATCTGGCTTTAAACTAAAAAGCAATAGGTCAGAATGGTCTTCATCCCAAAATTCAAAGAAGTAAAATTGTTGGACTATTTACTGATctttttaaataatctttttttttttttacagaagaagTTCACAATGACTGGCAGGCAGCTAATATTGTACCAATCTACAAGAAGTGTAGTAAGGAAGGAACTGGCAGCTAAAGcccagtgagtttaacatctgtAGTAGTAAAATTAACCGAATCAGTCCTAAAAAGAAGAATTAATAATCATTTAAAAACATACACAGTTTGCTGAATGCAAGACAGCATGGCTTTGCTGGGAGCAGCTTATATCAGTTTAAGCTCATTTAATTTGTTATTCTATATCACAATTGTTTTGGACCAGGGTTGTGCTTTGGACATAGCCtatctttaattaaaaaaagcaTTTAATATGGTTTTACATAATGACTTCATAAATAAAGCCTTGGGAAGCACAGTAGATATGCAGTTCGCCAAAGGATAGATATCAAAATGTGGTTTTAAATGAAGTTTATTTGTAATAATGACCAGTCATCAGTGCTGTACCACAAGGCTGTGCACTATCCCCCATTCTATTTAAAATGTTTATGTTGTGGAGTGATTTACCTGAAGGTTTTGTGGGCAGGGTGCGCATTTTTGCTAAtgtacaaaggtgtgtaataggttTGATATTCTTGGAGATGTTTGTAACATAGAACATGATTGGCTTTGCTGGAACATTAGTCAAAActgtggaaactgcagttcaacatATCCAAATGCAAAATATTGCAAAATAATGCTATTAAAGAAAAATAATCCTCTGATAGAGTACAATATTGACAGAGTGTTGGCCAGAGCTGGGGCCTCACTTACAGAAAAAAAAGTGATAAGATAGACCAGGTCCAGAAACAGGAAAGAAAAATGTCAGAAGCTGAAGGATAAGACATCAGGAGAGAATGTAGAAACTTAATATGCAAAGACTTGAGGAAAGGAGGGAAAGGGAAgtcatgattgaaacctttaaaccCATTAAGAGTATGAATAATGTTCAGGAGGACATGATCTCAAACTAGCAgaaagaaagttcaaaactaacctaagaaaacaatattttattgaaaacataGTTAAAGGATAAGtaacctttagtaacatgttacacattacacccatgtttggggtgtaacatgttactaaagcacCTGCCCACACCCCAACCTGATCTCTCAGTGTGACAGCATGCAGGGAATCCTCTCCCTGAACCCACTGCCAAAATTCAAAAACTGCATGGCTGTGCGGGGCTTtacccacacagctgcatcattcattcacagagtgctATGAATGAATAATCTACACGTACCATCTGCCACATTCTGATATCAACCACATTTGCTTCTGTGTTTCTAATTGAGAATTACTTGTAAGCAATATTCCATATTTGCCATGACTTAACAATGGAAAGTATTTAATCTTTTTATATAAATGTTACAAAGACAACATATACAAAAACCATTGCCTTTAAGTTCATCTTACCAGCAAATAAGATGTCAAGAAAGTGTTTTACCAATATTGATTTCCTGTCAGTTTCAGACACATGAGCTCCGCATATCTTAACAATAAATCaaattaaaagcatattaaataatgcTTTTGTGCTGAGTGTTTCATTGTtttaaatttaatatttttttagttGTTTTGTGAGAGCTACATAAAGGCATAACTGTATATGTAGCTACATTGTACATTGTAGTACTCTGTGGAGACAAGGAGTGAGATAATGGAAGGTCAAAAGTCCAAGCTTAGGTCAAGAGAGGTGGCAGGCGGCAGGCGGCAGGCAAGAGATAAGTTAGTCTCCAGGCAGAGGTTGAGGCAAGCAGAAGGTTACAGAATAGTTGGTGTCCAGAAATGAATGAGGCAGGTGTCAGGTAAGAGAATACAGTAACAGTAGAGTCTGAAATGAGGGCAGGAAATGTGACCAGGGTCAGGCAATTTAGATCGGCAACAAGAGCAGCATGTACAATGGTAATCAAACATGCAGTGTAGCTGTCTAAAGCACACAGCGCCAGCCACCAAATAGAAGATGTTTAAATACCCTTCAAGCCCCATGAGCAAGCCCAGAGCAGGAAGAAATACAATGCATAATAATACATGTGCACCAATGCACACTCAGACTTACATGACCAACCATCCATAGCCTAAAACTTATGGGCTGGCATTCACATGCTGCACATGGACAAGGATCATCAAACCCCTGGCTGTATGGATGCAAACTCTGAAGGTACTGTAACACAGTCACAATGTAAATGATAAACATTCATAGAAAACCTGAAAATCCAAAACTGAAAATGTTTAATCAGCCTAGTACATTTATATTACATAATATGTTGGAGACTCCCACAAAATGGGGATGGACTTGCACACCTGTAAAAGTAAAATCAACAGAGTACCTTTAAGAAAAGGAATGGGTGCTGTAACTATAATATAAGGGTTTCCTCATGAAGCCCCAAAAAAGTAACAGTGAATATAATGAAAGTGAACACACTATAAAGTTATATTTCAATTCAAGTATATTATTTAAATATTGTGGATGCAACTTGAATATTAGGCACTAGATGTCACTCTGCACCAACATATAAAAGGAAGACTCAAATACGTTTCTCTGCTGCTGATTCTAAATATCTGTGTAATGACATCAGCCATGCTGGattcttttttttctgctgtggaTCTTCAGTAAATGTTAATGCCACCCTTACTGCAAAATTTACTATCTTCAGCTTCAATTATTCTAAGATATGCCAAAAACAAATCTGCCATATCAAGGGAAAAGCAGATTGATTCATATTTTGCTGCTCCAAATGTCCTGGGATGTGGCCCTGAGTCAGCTGCATTATATCATTCCAGAGGAATCCATACATGGCACCTTTGTTGGACGAATTGCACAGGATCTGGGACTGGATTTAGGTGAGATTAATTCAAGAATGTTACGTGTTGTCTCTAGAGATGAGAAGGAATATTTCCAAGTGAATCTGCAAAATGGAATTCTGTTTGTTAAAGAGACTATAGACAGAGAGCTGCTTTGTCCAGGCATACAGCTGTGCATTATTGCTCTGCAGGTTATAGTGGATAAACCTGTGCAGATGTATAGAGTAGATATAGAGATAGAAGATATAAATGACAATAGACCAGCATTTCCATCCTTTGTGAGTAACCTTGTAATTTCTGAACTAATGCCTGCAGGATCTCGTTTTCATGTAGAAGGAGCAGTTGATCCAGATCTTGGAACAAATGCTATTACAAATTATGAGCTCAGTGCCAGTGAtttttttgcacttgattttcaGAAATATATGAATCAGATAAGATCATTAGAGCTTGTGTTAAAGAAATATATAGACAGAGAAAAGCAGTCTGTTCACAATCTCACACTTACAGCTTATGATGGTGGTAAGCCAAGATTAAGTGGCACATGTGAAATCATTATCACAGTGGAAGATGCTAATGACAATGCTCCAACATTTAATCAGCCATTTTATCAAGCCAGTGTGATTGAAAATGCTCCTAAAGGATCTTTAGTAATAAAAATTAAAGCCACAGATTTagaccagggaaaaaatggagattTATTATATACATTTAGTAAAACAGGAAAGGAAGATATCGACAGAGTGTTTAGTTTGGACAAACATACGGGGGAAATCAAAGTAATTGGAGAAGTAGATTTTGAGCAGGCACAAATGTATGAAATACAAATAGACGCTGTTGATAATGGGGATGTCCAGTTAGTTGGACATTGTAAAGTTCTAGTGACTGTTGTAGATGTCAATGACAATCCACCTGAGATGACAGTAACTTCACTCGCTATATCTGTTGCTGAAGACTCTCCACAAGGAACAACTGTTGCCATCATAAGTATACATGACCAAGATTCAGGATTAAATGGAAAAGTTAGCTGTGACATTGTGGGTTTTTCACCCTTCAAAATACACCCTGCTTTCAAGGGAGATTTTTCCATAACTGTGAACGGGAAGTTGGATCGAGAAATAAATTCTCATTATGAAGTTGTAATTGTAGCAAGAGATGAGGGAACACCACCACTGTCAGTTTCAGATACTCTTAAAATTGATATTAGTGATGTTAACGACAATGCCCCATTGTTTCAAAAATCTTATGATACAATTTTTATCAAAGAAAACAATCCTCCAGGTTCTCATGTATATACAGCATCAGCATCTGACCCAGATGTTGGGCAGAATTCCTTTATCACATATTCTATTAGTGACATCACTGTTGATGGGATCCCCATATCTTCATATGTCTCAATCAATCCAGAAAATGGAAAAGTATTTGCTTTAATTTCATTTGACCATGAACAAGTGACCTATTTCCAGTGTCATATAAAAGCAACGGATGCTGGTTTACCACCACTTAACTCAAACCTTACTTTGAATATTTTCATAGAAGATATAAATGACAATGCTCCTACTTTCATGCCACTTTTTCCTTTGTTAACATTAAAAATTTCAAAGTCAATTCAGCCTGGTCAGTTGATTACTAAAGTAAGAGCAGTAGATATTGATTCAGGATACAATGCTTTGATATCATATAATTTTAAGAATCCTGCTGGAAAAACTCCATTTACTATAACTCCACACACAGGAGAAATTGGATTAAAACATCCATTTACAGATTTAGATGAAGAATATAGACTAATAGTGGTGGCTCGGGATCATGGAGAGCCAGCCATGACAGCAGTAACAGAAATTGTAATCTCCTTGGTGGAATCTGGAGAGGAAATTCTGTATGATAATCAGGAATCCAAAGGAATTACTGAAGAATTTACTGAAGCAAATATTTACCTAGTTGTTGCCATCTGCATAATATCAAGTGTGTTTCTCATTACATTAATTGCCTTCACTGTTTTAAGATGGCAAAAATGCAGAGATGAAGTGAATGACCTAAAGGAGAATTACAAGAGTTGCTCAAACACCGGAGGTAGTTGGGTGTACTCCCAACAAACTCAATACAGAGTATGTTCAAACTCATTACAACGAAAGAGTGACTTAATAGTTTTCACTCCAAATAACTCCCAAATGCCAAACAATGGAGAAAATGGAAACCAACCAGGGGCCCTGCTAAATCCTTCATATCAGGTAAGTTTGAATAGAAATATTGCCCACTCTGCTGTTCATACAAGTTAAAAATCAAGTTtactttttgtttgttgttttacaAAAAGTCAGTGACAATAAGTTCTAAGTAAAGGAGCCCACAGAACTTAACATCTTAT is a window from the Aquarana catesbeiana isolate 2022-GZ linkage group LG03, ASM4218655v1, whole genome shotgun sequence genome containing:
- the LOC141132482 gene encoding protocadherin alpha-3-like isoform X15; the encoded protein is MLRVVSRDEKEYFQVNLQNGILFVKETIDRELLCPGIQLCIIALQVIVDKPVQMYRVDIEIEDINDNRPAFPSFVSNLVISELMPAGSRFHVEGAVDPDLGTNAITNYELSASDFFALDFQKYMNQIRSLELVLKKYIDREKQSVHNLTLTAYDGGKPRLSGTCEIIITVEDANDNAPTFNQPFYQASVIENAPKGSLVIKIKATDLDQGKNGDLLYTFSKTGKEDIDRVFSLDKHTGEIKVIGEVDFEQAQMYEIQIDAVDNGDVQLVGHCKVLVTVVDVNDNPPEMTVTSLAISVAEDSPQGTTVAIISIHDQDSGLNGKVSCDIVGFSPFKIHPAFKGDFSITVNGKLDREINSHYEVVIVARDEGTPPLSVSDTLKIDISDVNDNAPLFQKSYDTIFIKENNPPGSHVYTASASDPDVGQNSFITYSISDITVDGIPISSYVSINPENGKVFALISFDHEQVTYFQCHIKATDAGLPPLNSNLTLNIFIEDINDNAPTFMPLFPLLTLKISKSIQPGQLITKVRAVDIDSGYNALISYNFKNPAGKTPFTITPHTGEIGLKHPFTDLDEEYRLIVVARDHGEPAMTAVTEIVISLVESGEEILYDNQESKGITEEFTEANIYLVVAICIISSVFLITLIAFTVLRWQKCRDEVNDLKENYKSCSNTGGSWVYSQQTQYRVCSNSLQRKSDLIVFTPNNSQMPNNGENGNQPGALLNPSYQPKHPNPDWRYSASLKAAMQGAVHMEGAAVLRGAAVGLEQQWPTVSSATAEPEGGEVSPPVGAGVNCNSWTFKYGPGNQKQPVPQIPPDFPENFIIPGSPAIISIRQDQPSAQAQKSNFITFGKKEETKKKKKKKKGNKNQEKANNNAADNNDQ